A single Corynebacterium stationis DNA region contains:
- a CDS encoding urea amidolyase family protein, with the protein MQIHPVGTRALLIDLDGLNQVMDYHAALSARPLKNQVDCIAAATTVLLTFETPDSARHAANFLEDFTPGPAKMSEARTVEIDVLYDGEDIDEVANLLGMSREGVIDWHTSTEWTAAFGGFAPGFSYCAPANPADARSIPRRSSPRTAVPAGAVAIAGDFSAVYPRQSPGGWQLLGTTNTPMWDSQAEPPALVQPGDRVRYRAVSSLPEIYDAGSIAKRSPARLPRMEVVDAGLLTLYQDLGRPGFGDLGVTSSGAADRASAATANIAVGNPRQSTVLENIGGMELRALSDTVVCVTGAAARVRLGDMPVQLARPILVTAGQTVIIEPAEYGMRNYVAIRGGLIADSELGSSATDVLSGLGPAPVSAGDILGVLPRSTGMTDGQLANPLRVSQSNDGRTVATLRCVLGPRDNWFGDNVQQFLDTEWTVSSHSNRVGLRLDSDTTVERVLDGELPSEGMVAGSVQIPPNGKPVLFLRDHAVTGGYPVIATVLDEDIDIAAQLPPGALVRFEVKGNTHDH; encoded by the coding sequence ATGCAGATCCACCCCGTTGGAACCCGCGCGCTGCTCATCGATCTCGATGGACTTAACCAAGTCATGGACTATCACGCAGCACTTAGCGCCCGCCCGCTAAAAAACCAGGTGGATTGCATTGCTGCAGCCACCACCGTGTTGCTTACTTTCGAGACTCCTGACTCAGCGCGCCATGCCGCGAATTTCTTAGAAGACTTCACGCCAGGACCTGCCAAGATGTCCGAGGCACGCACAGTAGAAATCGACGTACTTTATGACGGCGAAGACATCGATGAAGTAGCGAACCTTCTCGGAATGTCACGCGAAGGTGTCATCGACTGGCATACCTCCACCGAGTGGACTGCTGCCTTTGGTGGTTTCGCACCTGGCTTTAGCTACTGCGCACCCGCCAACCCTGCCGACGCGCGGTCAATTCCGCGGCGATCCAGCCCGCGTACCGCTGTCCCCGCAGGTGCAGTGGCTATCGCCGGCGATTTCTCGGCGGTCTACCCACGCCAGTCCCCCGGCGGCTGGCAACTCCTGGGAACCACGAATACGCCCATGTGGGATTCCCAAGCTGAGCCACCCGCGCTGGTCCAACCCGGTGACCGCGTGCGCTACCGGGCAGTGAGTTCTTTGCCCGAAATCTACGACGCTGGCTCTATCGCCAAGCGTTCCCCGGCGCGCCTCCCGCGCATGGAAGTGGTAGACGCAGGCCTTTTGACCTTGTACCAAGATTTGGGCCGCCCAGGATTCGGCGACCTTGGTGTGACTTCCTCGGGTGCGGCAGATAGGGCATCGGCAGCAACCGCAAATATTGCAGTGGGCAACCCCCGGCAGTCGACGGTTTTGGAAAACATCGGCGGCATGGAACTGCGCGCTTTAAGCGATACCGTCGTATGTGTAACAGGTGCCGCAGCGCGCGTCCGCCTCGGCGATATGCCAGTGCAGCTCGCACGACCGATTCTGGTCACCGCTGGCCAAACGGTGATCATCGAGCCAGCTGAATACGGCATGCGCAACTACGTCGCTATCCGCGGCGGGTTAATCGCCGACTCCGAGCTGGGCTCTTCGGCCACAGATGTTCTCTCCGGCTTGGGCCCAGCACCTGTCAGCGCCGGCGACATTCTTGGCGTGCTTCCACGCTCCACCGGTATGACTGACGGCCAACTGGCGAACCCACTGCGCGTCAGCCAATCCAACGATGGGCGCACCGTTGCCACGCTGCGCTGCGTGCTCGGCCCGCGCGATAACTGGTTCGGCGACAATGTCCAGCAGTTCCTAGATACCGAGTGGACCGTGAGCTCTCATTCCAACCGTGTCGGACTGCGCTTGGACTCAGACACCACCGTCGAGCGCGTACTCGATGGCGAGCTGCCATCAGAAGGCATGGTCGCAGGCTCCGTGCAGATTCCTCCCAATGGCAAGCCCGTGCTCTTTCTGCGCGACCACGCCGTGACCGGCGGCTATCCGGTTATCGCCACCGTTTTAGATGAAGATATTGATATTGCCGCACAGCTCCCACCCGGGGCTCTAGTGCGCTTTGAAGTTAAGGGAAACACTCATGACCATTAA
- a CDS encoding acetyl/propionyl/methylcrotonyl-CoA carboxylase subunit alpha: MTIKTILIANRGEIAVRIARVARDLGIKSIAIYSEADAGALHTQLADEAYALTGNSASDTYMNVPALLDIATRAGADAIHPGYGFLSENADFARAVTDAGMVWIGPQPEAIELLGDKIAARRVAEEVGAPLAPGTSDPIDDWQEAREFAEEHGLPIAIKAAYGGGGRGLKVVDNLDDIEEAFNSAGREAMEAFGRAECYVEKFLTHPRHVEAQVLADTHGNVAVLGTRDCSTQRRFQKLIEEAPAPDLTDKQRTGIIEGARAICSKVNYTGAGTVEFIVSEDGTISFLEVNTRVQVEHPVTEAVTGVDIIAEQIRIAAGEPLSFTEDPTSNGHAFEFRINAEDILNGFAPCPGSIVSFEPPTGPGIRVDAAVRSGSIIPPYYDSLIAKLIVWGPTREVALRRAKRALREFNIEGVRTVLPFHRDMMEETALTGDKLGVFTDWVDHNYRPSAAHQVEKVEAIYAQRQNIAVEIDGKLINVGIPVEFFNSSAPASSPSTDSAQSPDGAVTSPFDANLVAWKVADGDSVSEGDAIATVEAMKMESAIKAPRTGTIKLQAKEGDRLSTSTVIATIE; the protein is encoded by the coding sequence ATGACCATTAAGACTATTCTCATTGCCAACCGCGGTGAAATCGCCGTGCGCATCGCCCGTGTCGCACGTGACCTGGGCATTAAGTCCATTGCCATCTACTCGGAAGCAGATGCTGGGGCTTTGCACACGCAGCTTGCCGATGAAGCCTACGCGCTGACCGGCAACTCCGCCTCGGATACTTACATGAATGTCCCCGCGCTGCTCGATATCGCAACGCGCGCCGGCGCTGACGCGATTCACCCAGGCTACGGCTTCTTGTCTGAGAACGCCGATTTCGCCCGTGCGGTCACAGACGCCGGCATGGTCTGGATTGGCCCGCAGCCAGAGGCCATCGAGTTGCTTGGCGATAAGATTGCCGCCCGTCGCGTCGCCGAAGAAGTCGGCGCACCGCTGGCGCCTGGTACTTCTGACCCCATCGATGATTGGCAAGAAGCCCGCGAATTCGCCGAAGAGCACGGCCTTCCAATTGCGATTAAGGCAGCTTATGGCGGTGGCGGACGTGGCCTGAAGGTCGTAGACAACCTCGATGACATCGAGGAAGCTTTCAACTCCGCAGGCCGCGAAGCAATGGAAGCGTTCGGGCGCGCAGAGTGCTACGTGGAGAAATTCCTCACCCACCCACGTCACGTCGAAGCCCAGGTGCTTGCCGATACCCACGGCAATGTCGCCGTGCTTGGCACCCGCGATTGTTCTACCCAGCGCCGCTTCCAAAAGCTCATTGAGGAAGCACCCGCACCGGATCTCACCGATAAGCAGCGCACCGGCATTATCGAAGGCGCCCGCGCAATTTGCTCCAAGGTTAACTACACCGGCGCCGGCACCGTCGAGTTCATCGTCTCCGAAGACGGCACTATCTCCTTCCTCGAAGTCAACACCCGTGTGCAGGTTGAGCACCCAGTGACCGAAGCTGTGACGGGCGTGGACATCATAGCCGAGCAAATCCGCATCGCCGCTGGCGAGCCCCTGTCTTTCACCGAAGATCCAACCTCCAACGGCCATGCCTTCGAGTTCCGCATTAACGCCGAAGACATCCTCAACGGTTTTGCGCCGTGCCCAGGAAGTATCGTTAGCTTTGAACCCCCAACCGGCCCTGGCATCCGTGTGGATGCTGCCGTGCGCTCTGGCTCCATCATCCCGCCTTACTACGATTCGCTTATTGCCAAGCTGATTGTGTGGGGCCCAACCCGCGAGGTCGCGCTACGCCGCGCCAAGCGTGCCCTGCGCGAATTCAACATAGAAGGCGTACGCACCGTGCTGCCCTTCCACCGCGATATGATGGAAGAAACGGCGCTGACGGGCGACAAGCTCGGGGTGTTTACTGACTGGGTCGACCACAACTACCGCCCATCGGCCGCGCATCAGGTCGAAAAGGTCGAGGCCATCTACGCCCAGCGCCAGAACATCGCCGTGGAAATCGACGGCAAGCTCATCAACGTTGGCATCCCAGTGGAGTTTTTCAATTCCTCCGCCCCAGCCTCCAGCCCGAGCACAGACAGCGCGCAGAGCCCTGACGGCGCAGTCACTTCGCCTTTCGATGCCAACCTCGTCGCCTGGAAAGTCGCCGACGGTGACTCCGTTTCCGAAGGCGATGCCATCGCTACCGTTGAAGCCATGAAGATGGAATCTGCCATCAAGGCTCCACGCACCGGCACCATCAAGTTGCAGGCCAAAGAAGGCGACCGGCTTTCTACTTCCACGGTCATCGCGACCATCGAATAA
- a CDS encoding GntR family transcriptional regulator → MLFQSVASAIRDAISAGEYQPGQQLSEVKAAERFECSRNTLREAFTELTAERLVERIPNRGVFIATPDTDYVKDLYLARMALEHAGVLWGDFPAADRLIELAASARRFAESGDAQAVSTINQRFHRALVASLGSETLDEQMSSLLARMRLTFLLALPHLPDIHNEHIENNVRLATLIAAGQREEAATVSRDSLLKAYNSIRFVL, encoded by the coding sequence ATGCTTTTTCAGTCCGTGGCATCCGCAATCAGGGATGCAATCTCTGCTGGTGAGTACCAGCCCGGTCAGCAACTTAGTGAAGTCAAGGCCGCAGAACGCTTCGAGTGCTCCCGCAATACCTTGCGGGAGGCTTTTACTGAACTAACAGCAGAGCGCCTGGTAGAGCGCATCCCCAACCGCGGGGTTTTTATTGCGACCCCGGATACGGATTATGTAAAAGACCTCTATCTCGCGCGCATGGCGCTCGAGCACGCCGGCGTGCTGTGGGGTGATTTCCCCGCCGCTGATCGCCTCATTGAGCTGGCCGCTTCCGCGCGTCGTTTTGCCGAAAGCGGCGACGCTCAAGCGGTATCTACCATCAACCAGCGATTCCACCGCGCGCTGGTGGCATCGCTGGGCTCAGAGACTCTCGATGAACAAATGAGCAGCCTGCTCGCACGCATGCGCCTGACATTCTTGCTGGCGCTGCCACATCTTCCCGATATCCACAACGAGCACATTGAAAACAACGTCCGCTTGGCCACTCTTATCGCTGCCGGGCAACGCGAAGAGGCTGCCACGGTTTCCCGTGACAGCCTCCTTAAGGCGTATAACTCAATCCGTTTTGTTCTCTAA
- a CDS encoding putative hydro-lyase, producing the protein MTAADVRKLARAENLTTTSGYAPGFMQANLLAVPQEYAFDFLLFAQRNPKSCPIVGVLEAGEYSSSLLPEGDIRTDIPSYRVFEEGELVDTVTDATGYWSEDMVAFLIGCSFTFETALVENGIKLEHIEQGRNVAMYRTSTPTVPAGMFSGPQVVSMRPIPADRVADAVRITSRYPSVHGAPVHVGNPEAIGITDLSAPDFGEPVEIPEGHIPVFWACGVTPQAVVMNSRPRLAITHEPGKMLVTDARDLEYQVP; encoded by the coding sequence ATGACCGCTGCGGATGTGCGCAAGCTTGCCCGCGCTGAGAACCTGACTACAACCTCAGGCTATGCGCCTGGCTTTATGCAGGCGAACCTGCTGGCCGTGCCGCAAGAATACGCCTTTGACTTCCTGCTTTTTGCGCAGCGCAACCCCAAGTCCTGTCCCATCGTCGGGGTCTTGGAAGCAGGAGAGTATTCCTCGTCCCTTCTGCCCGAGGGCGATATCCGCACCGATATTCCGAGCTACCGCGTCTTCGAAGAAGGCGAGCTCGTGGACACGGTCACGGATGCGACTGGGTACTGGAGCGAGGACATGGTGGCCTTTTTGATTGGCTGCTCGTTTACCTTTGAAACTGCGCTGGTAGAAAACGGAATCAAGCTGGAGCACATTGAACAAGGGCGCAACGTGGCGATGTATCGCACCAGCACCCCCACCGTGCCGGCTGGCATGTTCTCGGGACCGCAGGTGGTATCCATGCGGCCAATACCTGCGGACCGCGTTGCCGATGCTGTGCGGATTACCTCCCGCTATCCATCGGTGCATGGGGCGCCGGTGCACGTGGGCAACCCAGAGGCTATTGGAATTACAGATTTATCCGCGCCTGACTTCGGCGAGCCAGTAGAAATCCCCGAAGGACATATTCCGGTGTTCTGGGCGTGCGGTGTAACTCCACAGGCAGTGGTGATGAATTCGCGCCCACGTCTGGCGATTACGCATGAGCCAGGCAAGATGCTGGTGACTGACGCCCGGGACCTGGAGTACCAAGTTCCGTAG
- a CDS encoding NRAMP family divalent metal transporter produces MAGAMFLMATSAIGPGFLTQTSVFTVQMGAAFAFAILLSILVDIAIQLNVWRVLCVSGLRANELGNTVLPGLGWFLAILVFIGGVVFNIGNIAGSGLGLNAMLGIDARIGGVVSAAIAIFIFLSKKAGIALDRIVAALGAIMILLMLYVAIVSQPPVGEALKNAVMPEQIDFFVITTLIGGTVGGYITFAGAHRLIDSGLSGPEHVKDITTTSVMGIIITGVMRVLLFLAVLGVAATGVALSEDNTAADAFFHAAGDFGLRAFGVVLFAAGLSSVIGASYTSITFVTTQRVAPRIRNFLTVGFVIGCTILFVILNSAPQKLLIFAGAFNGIILPIAFALVMWVAFRRRDLLGGVKHPVWLLVAGSLALILEIYIGIKAFSGIVNMWA; encoded by the coding sequence ATGGCGGGTGCCATGTTCCTCATGGCTACCTCAGCAATTGGTCCGGGCTTTCTAACCCAAACTTCCGTCTTCACCGTCCAGATGGGTGCGGCGTTCGCTTTTGCGATTTTGCTGAGTATCCTCGTGGACATCGCAATCCAGCTCAACGTCTGGCGCGTTTTGTGTGTCTCCGGCTTACGCGCCAACGAACTGGGCAACACCGTGCTTCCAGGACTCGGATGGTTCTTGGCCATCTTGGTCTTCATCGGCGGCGTAGTCTTTAATATCGGCAACATCGCTGGCTCTGGCTTGGGCCTCAATGCGATGTTAGGCATCGACGCGCGCATCGGCGGCGTAGTGTCTGCAGCCATCGCAATCTTCATTTTCTTGTCCAAGAAGGCCGGCATTGCGCTAGACCGCATCGTCGCAGCACTCGGTGCCATCATGATTCTGCTTATGCTCTACGTGGCTATCGTTTCGCAGCCACCAGTGGGCGAGGCTCTGAAGAACGCCGTGATGCCGGAGCAGATTGATTTCTTTGTCATCACCACGCTGATTGGTGGCACCGTCGGCGGCTACATTACCTTCGCTGGTGCCCACCGCCTGATTGACTCGGGGCTTTCTGGCCCAGAGCACGTCAAAGACATCACCACTACCTCCGTCATGGGCATTATCATCACTGGTGTGATGCGCGTGCTGTTGTTCCTGGCGGTGCTAGGCGTTGCTGCAACCGGTGTGGCGCTGTCTGAAGACAACACTGCTGCCGATGCCTTCTTCCACGCTGCCGGCGATTTCGGTCTCCGTGCATTCGGTGTGGTTCTCTTCGCGGCCGGTCTGTCTTCGGTTATCGGTGCTTCGTACACCTCGATTACGTTCGTGACCACTCAGCGGGTCGCACCGCGTATCCGTAACTTCCTCACCGTGGGCTTTGTTATCGGCTGCACCATCTTGTTCGTCATCTTGAACTCCGCGCCGCAGAAGCTGCTGATTTTCGCGGGCGCTTTCAACGGCATCATCTTGCCTATCGCTTTCGCCCTGGTGATGTGGGTAGCATTCCGCCGCCGTGACCTCTTGGGAGGCGTGAAGCACCCAGTCTGGCTGCTGGTCGCTGGTTCCCTGGCGCTGATTCTGGAAATCTACATCGGCATCAAGGCTTTCTCTGGCATCGTGAATATGTGGGCTTAA
- a CDS encoding histidine phosphatase family protein: MTGRIILLRHGQTFSNVERLLDTRPPGAELTERGREQATDVGIELAHLVDAWKGEQGRLRGFVTSVALRAQQTAMLAARSFESTVGLPPFSVDVEVRTGIHEVFTGDYEMSNSEDAHRSYSTALRGWLDGDVEARCPGGENYQDVLARYQPVLENIAAGLGDDDDVVVVSHGAAIRLVATHASGIDADFAFTGYIQNCRFVVLEPRGQGFGKWTVTRWADTEVD; this comes from the coding sequence ATGACTGGACGAATCATCTTGCTGCGCCACGGCCAAACATTTTCCAACGTAGAACGTTTGCTGGATACTCGTCCACCCGGGGCAGAACTGACCGAACGCGGCCGTGAACAGGCCACGGATGTGGGCATTGAATTGGCTCATTTGGTTGATGCATGGAAAGGCGAGCAAGGCCGCCTGCGCGGTTTTGTTACCTCGGTTGCTTTGCGTGCACAGCAGACTGCGATGCTGGCTGCGCGTTCTTTTGAATCCACCGTCGGGCTGCCGCCTTTTAGCGTGGACGTTGAAGTGCGCACGGGAATTCATGAGGTTTTTACCGGTGATTATGAGATGAGCAATTCGGAAGATGCGCATCGTAGTTATTCCACGGCGCTGCGCGGCTGGTTAGATGGCGATGTTGAAGCCCGGTGTCCAGGTGGGGAGAACTACCAGGATGTTTTGGCGCGCTATCAGCCAGTGCTGGAGAATATCGCCGCGGGACTTGGTGATGACGACGATGTCGTGGTGGTCTCCCACGGCGCTGCGATCCGTTTGGTGGCAACGCATGCCTCCGGTATTGATGCAGACTTCGCCTTTACTGGCTACATACAAAACTGCCGCTTCGTGGTTCTGGAGCCGCGTGGCCAAGGATTCGGGAAGTGGACGGTCACGCGCTGGGCGGATACAGAAGTAGACTAG
- the pheA gene encoding prephenate dehydratase, producing the protein MTSTVAFLGPAGTFTEAALVAFEKAGAVSDVQQLPVNSPSEAFQAVREGRADFACVAIENSVDGAVTTTFDAFTEGDALQVYQEVDLEVAFAIMVKKGLSLDDVHTIATHPVAYQQVRGWLTENIPDAKFQPASSNGAAAEAVSRGEVDAAAAPERAAEIFGLDVLANSVADVKGATTRFVLVGKPGRPTERTGNDRTSVVFTVPHEPGSLASILQEFSYRNVDMLRIESRPTRKKFGTYNFFIDLAGHIEDEPLSEALRALWLRTDNLRFIGSWPAADQSGPKLDTTEFDKATAWVAKVRAGR; encoded by the coding sequence ATGACTTCAACCGTGGCTTTTTTGGGACCAGCAGGAACTTTTACTGAGGCAGCGCTCGTGGCCTTTGAGAAGGCGGGCGCGGTCAGTGACGTGCAGCAGTTGCCCGTTAATTCCCCCTCGGAGGCTTTCCAGGCCGTGCGCGAGGGGCGTGCGGATTTTGCGTGTGTGGCCATTGAAAATTCCGTGGATGGCGCGGTGACGACTACTTTTGATGCTTTTACAGAAGGGGATGCGCTGCAGGTCTACCAGGAAGTGGACTTGGAGGTCGCTTTCGCCATCATGGTGAAAAAGGGCTTATCGCTTGACGATGTCCACACGATCGCCACGCACCCCGTTGCCTACCAGCAGGTCCGTGGCTGGTTAACGGAGAATATTCCGGATGCGAAGTTCCAGCCGGCGTCATCGAATGGCGCTGCGGCTGAGGCGGTGTCGCGCGGTGAGGTTGATGCGGCAGCTGCACCGGAGCGTGCGGCAGAGATTTTTGGCCTGGATGTGCTGGCGAATTCTGTAGCTGATGTCAAGGGGGCTACGACGCGTTTTGTGCTCGTCGGTAAGCCTGGCCGGCCTACTGAGCGCACCGGCAATGACCGCACCTCGGTGGTGTTTACAGTGCCGCATGAGCCGGGGTCTTTGGCGAGCATCTTGCAGGAATTTTCCTACCGCAATGTAGATATGCTGCGCATTGAGTCGCGTCCAACGCGTAAGAAATTCGGTACCTATAACTTCTTCATCGATTTGGCCGGCCATATTGAAGATGAACCTTTGTCTGAAGCGCTGCGCGCGCTGTGGCTGCGTACGGATAACTTGCGCTTTATTGGTTCTTGGCCGGCAGCGGATCAGTCTGGCCCGAAGCTGGATACTACGGAGTTTGATAAGGCAACGGCTTGGGTAGCAAAGGTGCGCGCGGGTCGCTAG
- a CDS encoding amidase, whose protein sequence is MDSRFSLSQLSRDLSTLTPQEHGFTYIDISRRPLAEGRLSGWILSAKDLNDVAGMPTSKGAKHRAYNAETSDATIAALEEQGALIVGKSATPELGLRVDTEPVDMPHPANPLHPGATPGGSSGGAAVQVARGLLRAAHGSDGGGSLRVPAAACGVVGFKQSGTDLGVSGFITRTVADAAFLHDITPRPAPARIGVLKQPLFAHTRIDPRHLRAVDEAAAQLSAAGYPVEEIKPYPTADVTFEAFRHIFTSRLAGMDAGEGYFEWVRQQGLKVSKRMLADALRHASGLPRLLADCWQVDAILTPMLAYTPPPIGTFLALDHEENFMEQTRWSPWGSLFNVAQLPAISVPWSSIGVQVGSITLSDAELLHLASSLHA, encoded by the coding sequence ATGGATTCTAGGTTTAGCCTTTCGCAATTGTCCCGTGATTTATCGACGCTGACGCCGCAAGAACATGGCTTTACCTACATTGATATCTCGCGGCGCCCGCTTGCGGAAGGCCGGTTGTCGGGGTGGATTTTATCTGCGAAAGACCTCAATGATGTCGCCGGGATGCCCACGTCGAAGGGTGCCAAGCACCGCGCCTATAACGCTGAGACTTCCGATGCCACCATCGCCGCACTGGAGGAGCAAGGCGCGCTGATTGTGGGGAAATCTGCCACGCCGGAGCTGGGCCTGCGCGTGGATACGGAACCGGTGGATATGCCGCATCCGGCCAATCCGCTGCATCCCGGCGCGACTCCTGGCGGGTCTTCCGGCGGTGCCGCGGTGCAGGTGGCTCGCGGTTTGCTGCGCGCGGCACATGGTTCGGATGGCGGCGGTTCGCTGCGCGTTCCGGCTGCGGCCTGCGGCGTGGTGGGCTTCAAACAGTCCGGCACCGACTTGGGCGTTTCGGGGTTTATCACCCGCACAGTTGCCGATGCTGCCTTCCTCCACGACATCACCCCACGCCCCGCGCCCGCGCGCATTGGCGTGCTCAAGCAGCCACTTTTCGCGCACACCCGCATCGACCCGCGGCATCTGCGCGCGGTGGATGAGGCCGCCGCACAGCTTTCTGCCGCGGGCTACCCGGTCGAAGAGATTAAGCCCTACCCCACCGCCGATGTCACCTTTGAAGCTTTCCGGCATATTTTCACCTCGCGGCTAGCCGGCATGGATGCCGGTGAAGGCTACTTCGAGTGGGTCAGGCAGCAAGGTCTTAAGGTGTCCAAGCGCATGCTTGCCGATGCCCTCCGCCACGCCTCCGGTCTTCCCCGCCTTTTGGCCGATTGCTGGCAAGTCGATGCGATCCTCACTCCCATGCTTGCCTATACCCCGCCACCGATTGGCACGTTCTTGGCGCTGGACCACGAGGAGAACTTCATGGAACAGACCCGGTGGTCGCCGTGGGGTTCGTTGTTTAATGTCGCGCAGCTGCCGGCAATTTCCGTCCCGTGGTCCTCAATCGGCGTTCAAGTAGGCTCAATCACGCTATCTGATGCCGAGCTTTTGCACCTGGCATCGTCGCTTCACGCTTAA
- a CDS encoding CPBP family intramembrane glutamic endopeptidase, which produces MTVSDSPQRIRAEILIVLAITFGISGVRAILRLVDALLDPAPLNEQSVTLNAPQSDLAWLDIALQLCSAGVLFAYGALALFLLAGSGIRLAMPKLSDISWGAGLAALIGIPGLVLYVSAVHLGLSMEVIPTAFTNPWVEAPALLLWSGANAFGEEIVVVMWLMTRLKHLGWSLPAIIGASSLLRGSYHLYQGVSAGFGNIIMGLVFCYFYHRTGRVWPLVIAHFLIDAIAFVGYSLLGDLSIFGL; this is translated from the coding sequence ATGACCGTTTCGGATTCCCCGCAGCGCATCCGCGCGGAAATTCTCATCGTCCTAGCGATTACCTTTGGTATCTCCGGCGTACGCGCCATCTTGCGGCTTGTCGATGCCCTCCTAGACCCCGCACCTTTAAACGAACAAAGCGTCACGCTGAATGCACCGCAGTCTGACTTGGCGTGGTTGGATATTGCGTTGCAGCTGTGCTCGGCTGGGGTGTTATTTGCCTATGGCGCGCTCGCGTTGTTTTTGCTCGCCGGCTCTGGGATTCGCTTGGCCATGCCGAAACTTTCCGATATCAGCTGGGGTGCCGGTCTCGCCGCCCTGATCGGCATTCCGGGGCTTGTCCTCTATGTCTCCGCCGTGCACCTGGGCCTGTCCATGGAAGTTATCCCTACCGCATTTACTAACCCGTGGGTTGAAGCGCCCGCGCTGCTGTTATGGTCGGGCGCCAATGCTTTCGGCGAGGAAATCGTGGTGGTCATGTGGCTGATGACTAGGCTCAAGCACCTCGGCTGGTCACTTCCCGCGATTATCGGCGCGTCTTCGCTGTTGCGCGGCTCTTATCACCTCTACCAAGGTGTCTCCGCTGGCTTCGGCAATATCATCATGGGCCTCGTCTTTTGCTACTTCTACCACCGCACCGGGCGCGTGTGGCCCCTTGTCATCGCACATTTTCTTATCGATGCCATCGCTTTTGTCGGTTATTCCTTGCTGGGAGATCTCTCCATATTCGGTCTGTAA